One part of the Syntrophorhabdaceae bacterium genome encodes these proteins:
- the gyrB gene encoding DNA topoisomerase (ATP-hydrolyzing) subunit B: protein MREYGAESIKILGGLDAVRKVPSMYIGNTGVEGLHHLVYELVDNSVDEALEGYCNKIQITIHRDNSVTCEDNGRGIPVAMHAEEKMPALEVVLTKLHAGGKFDKDTYRYSAGLHGVGLSVVNALSEYLEVEVRRDGKVYFQRYEGGAKITELKVIGDTEKTGTKVKFKADGTLFETEEIMYDIIAHRMREISFLNNGIHIIVSDERKGKRQEFRHEGGVKAFVKFLNTNKTVLFEEPVYIITERSPLDFIQVAIQYNDGYNENVYSFVNNVHTQEGGTHVAGFRGALTRSINNFIQTNPSIKNKENVSGDDIKEGMTTVISCKVANPQFEGQTKTKLGNSEIKGVMESVLNEQLSEYFELHEDIAKIIINKAMEAKKAREAAKKAKELVKSKSLLESGILPGKLADCQESEPHLCEIYIVEGDSAGGSAKQGRDRKTQAILPLRGKILNVEKSRQEKVLSNLEIKAIYLALGINTETIEKLRYHKVIIMTDADVDGSHIRTLLLTLFYRKMPDLLMNGYVYIAQPPLYKLKYGSKEIYAKDEDDFERHVMARGMDKIDCYLNGTKIEGEDLRSAIEKIRVVERFARDMTIMGTANRKIILGLLTADISRREDLEDSYKLNIVKEYVEQQGYGAALSKDPENNLWSLIVTDPSAKVPTEIKIDYEMCSEGDYLAAFKAYKQVLSFYEGEVRVANGNNETFFHNGEGFINHINVVGKEGMNIQRYKGLGEMNPEQLWTTTMDPEKRTLLRVSIEDAVEADQMFTVLMGSNIETRRLFIEENALNVRNLDI, encoded by the coding sequence ATGAGAGAATACGGAGCAGAGAGTATTAAAATACTGGGGGGTCTTGACGCGGTCAGGAAAGTACCTTCCATGTATATTGGAAATACAGGCGTGGAAGGCCTTCACCACTTGGTCTACGAGCTCGTGGACAATAGTGTGGACGAGGCCCTGGAAGGCTATTGCAACAAAATTCAGATCACCATTCATCGCGACAACAGCGTCACCTGCGAGGATAACGGGAGAGGCATCCCTGTTGCCATGCATGCGGAGGAGAAGATGCCCGCCCTCGAAGTGGTGCTTACCAAACTCCACGCGGGAGGAAAGTTCGATAAGGATACCTACCGGTATTCGGCCGGCCTCCACGGCGTAGGGCTCTCCGTGGTGAATGCCCTGTCCGAATATCTGGAAGTGGAAGTGCGCAGGGACGGCAAGGTCTATTTCCAGAGGTACGAAGGCGGCGCCAAGATCACCGAGCTCAAGGTGATCGGAGATACGGAGAAAACAGGGACGAAGGTAAAATTCAAGGCCGACGGGACCCTTTTCGAGACCGAAGAGATCATGTATGACATTATCGCCCACAGGATGAGGGAGATATCCTTCCTCAATAACGGCATCCATATCATCGTGTCGGACGAGAGAAAAGGGAAGCGTCAGGAGTTCAGGCATGAAGGCGGCGTCAAGGCCTTTGTAAAGTTTCTCAATACGAATAAGACCGTGCTCTTCGAAGAGCCTGTCTATATCATCACCGAGCGCAGCCCCCTCGATTTCATCCAGGTGGCGATCCAGTATAACGACGGCTACAATGAGAACGTCTACAGCTTCGTCAATAATGTCCATACCCAGGAGGGAGGCACCCATGTCGCCGGCTTCAGGGGCGCCCTTACCCGGAGCATCAATAATTTCATCCAGACAAACCCTTCCATAAAAAATAAGGAGAATGTCTCGGGAGACGATATTAAAGAAGGGATGACCACGGTCATCAGCTGTAAGGTGGCAAACCCCCAGTTCGAAGGGCAGACCAAGACGAAGCTCGGAAACAGCGAGATCAAAGGCGTCATGGAATCGGTCCTCAACGAGCAGTTGAGTGAATATTTCGAGCTCCACGAGGACATCGCCAAGATCATCATCAATAAGGCCATGGAGGCGAAAAAGGCAAGGGAAGCCGCAAAGAAGGCAAAAGAGCTCGTGAAGAGCAAGAGCCTCCTCGAGAGCGGAATACTTCCCGGCAAACTCGCCGACTGCCAGGAGAGCGAGCCTCACCTCTGCGAGATATACATCGTGGAGGGCGACTCGGCGGGTGGCTCGGCAAAACAGGGCAGGGACAGGAAGACCCAGGCCATCCTGCCTCTTCGGGGCAAGATCCTCAATGTGGAAAAATCGAGACAGGAGAAGGTGCTCAGCAACCTTGAGATAAAAGCCATCTACCTCGCCCTCGGCATCAATACGGAGACCATCGAAAAGCTGAGATACCACAAAGTAATCATCATGACCGATGCGGACGTGGACGGCTCCCATATACGGACCCTGCTGCTCACCCTTTTCTACAGAAAGATGCCCGACCTTCTCATGAACGGCTACGTCTATATCGCCCAGCCGCCCCTTTATAAGCTGAAATACGGGTCGAAAGAGATCTATGCCAAGGACGAAGACGATTTCGAGCGCCACGTCATGGCCCGGGGCATGGACAAGATAGACTGTTATCTGAACGGCACAAAAATAGAAGGGGAAGACCTCAGGAGCGCGATCGAGAAGATCAGGGTTGTGGAGCGCTTCGCGAGGGATATGACCATCATGGGCACGGCGAACAGGAAAATCATACTCGGTCTCCTTACCGCGGACATCTCCCGCAGGGAAGACCTGGAAGATTCTTATAAGCTCAATATCGTAAAAGAATATGTGGAGCAGCAGGGATACGGGGCCGCACTCTCGAAGGACCCGGAGAACAACCTCTGGTCCCTTATCGTGACGGACCCTTCGGCAAAAGTACCTACCGAGATAAAGATAGATTACGAGATGTGCTCCGAAGGAGATTATCTCGCCGCCTTCAAGGCGTACAAACAGGTCCTTTCTTTCTACGAAGGCGAGGTGCGGGTCGCAAACGGAAATAACGAGACCTTTTTTCATAACGGGGAAGGTTTCATCAACCATATCAATGTGGTGGGAAAAGAAGGGATGAATATCCAGAGATATAAAGGTCTCGGAGAGATGAACCCCGAGCAGCTCTGGACGACCACCATGGACCCGGAAAAAAGGACCCTTCTCAGGGTCTCGATAGAAGACGCGGTCGAGGCCGATCAGATGTTCACGGTGCTCATGGGCAGCAACATAGAGACGAGAAGACTCTTTATCGAAGAGAATGCCCTGAATGTGAGAAACCTCGATATATGA
- the dnaN gene encoding DNA polymerase III subunit beta: MNINIDKSLISAPISKLVGITEKRSLMPILSNVLIAFGREGTIIYSTDLELSAISRVDFKTEEDRKIVVHGRKFLDILKEMESGEVNLQIKENTLTIKQKQTEIVLSLQDPEEFPEVKEIEGYEEFFINGRLLQDITDRVSFAISNDETRYVLTGMHLKGMEGKVVVVGTDGFRMALYQKEIENIKGFKGITIPKRSVTEIERIIGDDEKVKLSIDEKHIQFSTEKVTVVSRIIEGNFPDYDNVIPQQSENVAGLDKEHFLRGLRRVSAIMGRSEPVKINLSPGQMEIEAESDIGHAKEALQISYEGETISMNFNVRFLLDIVSHIDGERMVVKVPPTYGAVLFEEEGSTEYYKNIVMPIRV, encoded by the coding sequence ATGAATATAAATATAGATAAAAGCCTTATTTCAGCTCCTATATCAAAGTTGGTAGGAATAACGGAAAAAAGGTCTCTCATGCCCATATTGTCAAATGTACTGATTGCCTTTGGCAGAGAAGGAACAATCATATATTCGACAGACCTTGAATTGAGCGCCATAAGCCGGGTCGATTTCAAAACCGAGGAAGATCGTAAGATCGTGGTCCATGGCAGAAAGTTTCTCGATATTCTCAAGGAGATGGAGAGCGGCGAGGTGAATCTCCAGATAAAGGAGAATACCCTCACCATAAAGCAGAAACAGACGGAGATCGTGCTGAGTCTTCAGGACCCCGAGGAATTTCCGGAGGTAAAGGAGATAGAGGGATATGAAGAGTTCTTCATCAACGGTAGACTCCTCCAGGACATCACCGACCGGGTGAGCTTCGCCATATCGAACGACGAGACCCGCTACGTGCTTACGGGCATGCACCTGAAGGGCATGGAGGGAAAGGTCGTCGTGGTGGGCACGGACGGGTTCAGGATGGCCCTCTACCAGAAAGAGATCGAGAACATCAAGGGTTTCAAGGGAATCACCATCCCCAAGAGGTCCGTGACGGAGATAGAGCGGATTATAGGGGACGACGAAAAAGTCAAGCTGAGCATCGACGAGAAGCACATACAGTTTTCCACGGAAAAGGTAACGGTGGTATCGAGGATCATTGAGGGAAACTTCCCTGATTATGACAACGTGATCCCCCAGCAGAGCGAAAATGTTGCCGGTCTCGACAAGGAGCATTTTCTGCGTGGTTTGCGGAGGGTATCGGCGATCATGGGAAGGTCCGAGCCGGTGAAGATCAACTTGTCCCCTGGACAGATGGAGATCGAGGCGGAATCGGATATAGGGCACGCGAAGGAAGCCTTGCAGATTTCATACGAGGGCGAGACTATAAGCATGAATTTCAACGTGAGGTTCCTGCTCGATATCGTATCTCATATCGACGGGGAGCGCATGGTAGTAAAAGTGCCTCCCACCTACGGCGCGGTCCTTTTTGAAGAAGAAGGAAGCACCGAGTACTACAAAAACATCGTAATGCCGATCAGAGTCTAA
- the rho gene encoding transcription termination factor Rho, protein MHLNELKKKRIGELTHMAKEMNIDNAAGLRKQELIFAILQAFVDKNESVYGEGVLEVLQEGFGFLRSTDSNYLPGPDDIYISPSQIKRFGLRTGDTTSGQIRPPKDNEKYFALLKVETINFDDPSVAKDKIIFDNLTPIYPNERLKLETVTDNLSTRVMDLFTPIGKGQRGLIVAPPRTGKTMLLQHIANSITKNHKEVHLIVLLIDERPEEVTDMIRSVNGEVISSTFDEPATRHVQVAEIVIEKAKRLVEHKRDVVILLDSITRLARAYNTVVPSSGKILSGGIDASAMQKPRRFFGAAKNIEEGGSLTIVATALIDTGSRMDEVIFEEFKGTGNMEIYLDRKLAEKRVFPAIDINKSGTRKEELLLENGDLSRIWLLRKVLQPMNQVEAMEFLLEKLTDVDSNKDFLYSMSKGG, encoded by the coding sequence ATGCATCTTAATGAATTAAAGAAAAAAAGGATCGGGGAACTGACCCATATGGCGAAGGAGATGAATATAGATAACGCCGCCGGTTTGAGAAAACAGGAGCTTATCTTCGCCATACTCCAGGCCTTTGTGGATAAAAACGAATCCGTATATGGGGAAGGGGTCCTGGAGGTGCTTCAGGAAGGCTTCGGCTTCCTCAGGTCCACCGATTCGAATTACCTCCCCGGCCCTGACGACATCTATATCTCGCCTTCCCAGATAAAGAGATTCGGCTTAAGGACGGGAGACACCACATCCGGGCAGATCCGCCCTCCCAAGGATAACGAAAAATATTTCGCCCTCCTCAAGGTGGAGACGATAAATTTCGACGACCCGAGCGTGGCGAAGGACAAGATCATATTCGACAACCTGACCCCCATCTATCCGAACGAGAGGCTGAAGCTGGAGACGGTCACCGACAACCTCTCCACAAGGGTAATGGACCTCTTCACCCCCATCGGCAAAGGACAGAGGGGACTCATCGTCGCCCCCCCCAGAACGGGCAAGACCATGCTCCTCCAGCACATCGCGAACAGCATCACGAAGAACCATAAAGAGGTCCACCTTATCGTGCTGCTCATCGATGAAAGGCCCGAGGAAGTCACGGACATGATACGCTCGGTGAACGGAGAGGTAATAAGCTCTACCTTCGACGAGCCTGCCACGAGACACGTCCAGGTCGCGGAGATCGTGATCGAGAAGGCGAAGAGGCTCGTGGAGCACAAGAGAGACGTGGTTATCCTCCTCGACAGCATCACGAGACTCGCGAGGGCGTACAATACGGTGGTCCCTTCCAGCGGAAAGATACTCTCCGGCGGCATCGACGCCTCGGCCATGCAGAAGCCGAGAAGGTTCTTCGGCGCAGCCAAGAACATCGAGGAGGGGGGCAGCCTCACCATCGTGGCCACGGCGCTCATCGACACGGGAAGCAGGATGGATGAGGTCATTTTTGAAGAGTTCAAGGGCACGGGCAACATGGAGATCTACCTCGACCGGAAGCTCGCGGAAAAGAGGGTCTTCCCGGCCATCGATATAAACAAATCAGGGACCAGAAAAGAGGAGCTCCTCCTCGAAAACGGGGACCTGTCGAGAATTTGGCTTTTAAGAAAGGTGCTCCAGCCTATGAATCAGGTGGAGGCTATGGAGTTCCTCCTCGAGAAGCTTACAGATGTCGATTCAAATAAAGATTTTCTCTATTCAATGAGCAAAGGAGGCTAA
- the dnaA gene encoding chromosomal replication initiator protein DnaA, with translation MDDIISQIKPKIAGIISEDSYRTWIEPIQFSDYRDDKCYVSVPNTFFRDWIVENFEPILVSLIKDVTKTDTKIEYVLKKDTKPEEARGVVVKKPPKYNIFNPRYTFENFVVGASNQFANAACLAVATNPGKTYNPLFIYGGVGLGKTHLLNAIGNFLLTHSNIGPERICYITAEVFTNELINSLRYEKMEDFRNRFRRMDILLIDDIQFIAGKERTQAEFFHTFNALYDTMKQIVVTSDKFPRDIENFEERLRSRFEWGLIADIQSLDLETKVAILNKKAEYENVDLPLDVSFFIASNVDDNVRSLEGSLTRIVAFSSLKGTPITIELAKDVMGHLIKEKKKEITIDLIIEQVASYFSIKVSELKSERRIRSLMVPRQIAVYLSRKLTDSSLVSIGEKFGGKDHATVLHSIRKIEGEIKIKKELKNTVENLESRIKLT, from the coding sequence ATGGATGATATTATCTCCCAGATAAAACCTAAGATTGCGGGCATAATCAGCGAGGATAGCTATAGAACGTGGATTGAGCCCATACAATTTTCGGATTACAGGGACGATAAATGTTATGTTTCGGTCCCCAACACCTTCTTCCGTGACTGGATCGTAGAGAATTTCGAGCCCATCCTCGTGAGCCTGATCAAAGATGTAACCAAAACGGACACGAAGATAGAATATGTCCTGAAGAAGGATACAAAGCCCGAAGAGGCGCGGGGCGTGGTGGTCAAAAAGCCACCCAAATATAATATCTTTAACCCCCGCTATACTTTCGAGAACTTTGTCGTGGGTGCGAGCAACCAGTTCGCGAACGCGGCCTGCCTCGCGGTGGCCACGAACCCGGGTAAGACTTACAATCCCCTCTTCATTTATGGGGGAGTGGGTCTCGGGAAAACCCACCTCCTGAACGCGATCGGAAATTTCCTGCTCACCCACAGCAACATCGGGCCCGAGAGGATCTGTTATATTACGGCGGAGGTTTTTACCAACGAGCTTATTAATTCGCTCCGATATGAAAAGATGGAAGATTTCAGAAACAGGTTCAGGAGAATGGATATCCTCCTCATAGACGACATACAGTTTATTGCGGGAAAAGAGCGGACCCAGGCGGAATTTTTCCATACCTTCAACGCCCTCTATGACACGATGAAACAGATCGTGGTAACGAGCGATAAATTTCCCCGGGATATCGAGAATTTCGAGGAGAGGCTCCGGTCCCGGTTCGAGTGGGGTCTCATCGCGGACATCCAGTCCCTCGATCTGGAGACAAAGGTGGCAATCCTCAATAAAAAGGCGGAGTATGAAAATGTAGACCTTCCCCTCGACGTCTCCTTTTTCATCGCGTCGAATGTGGATGACAACGTGCGCTCCCTCGAAGGCTCCCTTACCCGCATCGTCGCCTTTTCTTCTCTCAAGGGGACACCCATCACCATAGAGCTCGCAAAGGACGTGATGGGCCATCTCATAAAGGAAAAGAAAAAGGAGATTACCATCGACCTCATCATCGAGCAGGTGGCCTCTTATTTTTCCATCAAGGTATCGGAGCTGAAATCGGAGAGGCGCATCAGATCTCTCATGGTGCCGCGCCAGATCGCGGTTTATCTCTCGAGGAAGCTTACGGATTCATCCCTGGTAAGCATTGGTGAAAAGTTTGGAGGGAAGGATCACGCAACTGTCCTCCACTCCATAAGAAAAATAGAGGGGGAAATAAAAATTAAAAAGGAGTTGAAAAACACTGTGGAAAATCTGGAATCGAGGATTAAGCTCACATGA
- the rpmE gene encoding 50S ribosomal protein L31 → MKKGIHPELKTAAVKCACGHTFETLSVKEKITVEICAKCHPIFTGKEKRIDSAGQVEKFERRYGKKTEK, encoded by the coding sequence ATGAAAAAAGGAATACATCCGGAGCTGAAAACCGCGGCCGTGAAATGCGCGTGCGGGCACACGTTCGAGACCCTTTCGGTGAAAGAAAAGATCACGGTCGAAATCTGCGCCAAGTGCCACCCCATCTTCACGGGCAAGGAAAAGAGGATCGATTCAGCCGGGCAGGTAGAAAAATTCGAGAGAAGGTACGGTAAGAAAACAGAAAAGTAA
- the coaE gene encoding dephospho-CoA kinase (Dephospho-CoA kinase (CoaE) performs the final step in coenzyme A biosynthesis.), which produces MITIGVTGIIGSGKTTVSTMLNKAGYTVVDLDNLAKEVSDSAQVIDDIIKNFGKQYIKDDMTVDAGALRALVFKDKEHLKILEQIVHPRLVAEMEKRIALERQKGAKAVIIDGPLIFEKGLNKELDKTIVVSAQMNIIKERLVRRGMEKEDVERRIANQIPLEEKERLADYVVRNNGSEEDLRKELEILLEKIKTWEVEDTCILMN; this is translated from the coding sequence ATGATCACCATAGGGGTGACGGGCATAATCGGGAGCGGAAAAACGACCGTCTCGACGATGCTTAATAAGGCCGGCTATACCGTAGTTGATCTCGACAATCTTGCAAAAGAAGTCTCGGACAGCGCTCAGGTAATAGACGATATTATAAAGAATTTCGGAAAGCAGTATATAAAGGACGATATGACGGTTGACGCCGGGGCCTTGAGGGCCTTAGTTTTTAAAGATAAGGAACACCTCAAAATACTTGAGCAAATTGTGCATCCTCGGCTCGTGGCGGAGATGGAAAAACGGATCGCCCTCGAGAGGCAAAAGGGAGCGAAAGCCGTAATCATCGACGGCCCCCTGATTTTCGAAAAAGGTCTCAACAAAGAACTCGACAAGACGATCGTCGTATCCGCACAGATGAATATCATAAAAGAAAGGCTTGTGAGAAGGGGAATGGAAAAAGAAGATGTGGAAAGACGGATTGCCAATCAGATTCCCCTGGAAGAAAAAGAAAGGCTGGCAGATTACGTGGTGAGGAACAACGGAAGCGAAGAAGATCTTAGAAAAGAGCTGGAAATCCTCTTGGAAAAGATAAAAACATGGGAGGTAGAGGATACATGCATCTTAATGAATTAA
- the lspA gene encoding signal peptidase II, whose protein sequence is MRRYLVFTLVPLIFVLDRWTKWLVIDQLSHMEGIHLTPFFSLVYWRNLGGAFGFLSQHPLGKYVFTIFPLLVAAALVYGLVAYRFPLLKLYSLVLILAGALGNLYDRISYGYVIDFLLFYYKGWQWPAFNVADISISTGIGLWLFAEFLILRKQKALTKSA, encoded by the coding sequence ATGCGAAGATATCTTGTCTTCACTCTAGTCCCGCTCATCTTCGTCCTCGACCGGTGGACGAAATGGCTGGTCATCGACCAGCTGAGCCACATGGAGGGCATCCACCTCACGCCCTTTTTCTCCTTAGTATACTGGAGAAACCTGGGCGGGGCCTTCGGCTTCCTCTCCCAGCATCCCCTGGGGAAGTACGTCTTCACCATCTTCCCCCTCCTCGTGGCGGCCGCACTGGTCTACGGCCTCGTGGCCTACCGGTTCCCCCTGCTCAAGCTCTATTCCCTGGTCCTCATCCTCGCAGGCGCCCTGGGAAACCTCTATGACCGGATCTCCTACGGCTACGTGATCGACTTCCTCCTCTTCTACTATAAAGGCTGGCAATGGCCCGCCTTCAATGTCGCCGACATCTCCATCTCCACCGGCATAGGCCTCTGGCTCTTCGCCGAGTTCCTGATCCTGAGAAAACAGAAGGCCCTCACCAAGAGCGCGTAA
- the ileS gene encoding isoleucine--tRNA ligase — translation MEYKDTLNLPKTPFPMRGNLPVKEKELLAFWERIGLYAKLIAAGKDLPTFILHDGPPYANGNIHLGTALNKILKDIIIKSKFMAGFRADYVPGWDCHGLPIEHQIEKETKAKKENLTKLQVRERCRAYAAGFIDIQREEFKRLGGIGDWDHPYITMDFDYEATIVGELEKFFERDEVYRKKKPVLWCMNCLTALAEAEIEYDNKTSTSVYVKFPYGRKGEGPFSSYPDKPVYMLIWTTTPWTLPANLAIAVNPEFTYAAVETADSIIIVLKELVEDVFTRAGIKEYKIIDEIPAEKFRGLKFRHPFIDRESVIVFADYVAKDTGAGAVHIAPGHGEEDYETGLEYGLDVYSPVNEQGRFLDEVEFFKGMKVFEANKHVIAKLEELNLLLHQEEIEHSYPHCWRCKKPVIFRATEQWFISLDKLDLRKKALEEVERVRWIPAWGRDRIYNMLQVRPDWCISRQRTWGVPITVFYCEKCRETYWSKESFKNVADAVRRESADVWFREEAAYFLPGDAKCGRCGHTKFVKEEDILDVWFDSGVSFAAVCKKRPELKFPADLYLEGSDQHRGWFHSSLLASVGNEGKAPYESVLTHGFVVDGSGRKMSKSVGNVISPSDIIEKYGAEILRLWATYEDYRDDIKISKDIINRLVETYRRIRNTLRFLHANIATDFDPAKDAVPYEELSSLDKWLLSRLQRLILRVTEAYETYAFHVIYHSIHNFCTVDLSSLYLDITKDRIYVEKKDALKRRASQTVIFETIVSLLKLMAPVLSSTADEMWSYLAGQVKEESVLLGRFPEAKPERIDEAIEAQWEAVWKLREQVNKKIEEKRAAKEIGHSLDTKVIIAAPAEEYKLLMNIEDDLKSVFIVSQIEVKEGGELEITVARAEGAKCERCWQYARGMKSTGPFPNVCARCEDILSSL, via the coding sequence ATGGAATATAAAGATACACTCAATCTTCCCAAGACGCCTTTTCCCATGAGGGGCAATCTGCCGGTAAAAGAGAAAGAGCTCCTCGCCTTCTGGGAAAGGATCGGCCTCTACGCAAAACTGATCGCCGCCGGGAAGGACCTGCCCACCTTCATTCTTCATGACGGCCCTCCCTATGCGAACGGAAACATCCATCTGGGCACGGCGCTTAACAAGATACTGAAGGACATTATCATAAAATCGAAGTTCATGGCCGGCTTCCGGGCAGACTATGTGCCCGGCTGGGACTGCCACGGGCTCCCCATAGAACACCAGATCGAGAAAGAGACGAAGGCAAAGAAGGAAAACCTCACCAAGCTGCAGGTGAGGGAGCGCTGCAGGGCATATGCGGCCGGATTCATCGATATCCAGAGAGAGGAGTTCAAGAGGCTCGGCGGCATCGGCGACTGGGACCACCCCTACATCACCATGGACTTTGACTACGAGGCCACCATCGTCGGGGAGCTGGAGAAATTTTTCGAGAGGGACGAGGTCTACCGAAAAAAGAAACCGGTCCTCTGGTGCATGAACTGCCTGACCGCCCTGGCCGAGGCGGAGATTGAGTACGACAACAAGACATCCACGTCGGTCTACGTGAAGTTCCCCTACGGGCGGAAAGGAGAAGGGCCCTTCTCCTCCTATCCGGACAAGCCCGTCTACATGCTTATCTGGACCACCACGCCCTGGACCCTGCCCGCGAACCTCGCGATCGCGGTGAACCCGGAGTTCACCTACGCGGCCGTGGAGACCGCCGACTCGATCATAATCGTCCTCAAGGAGCTCGTGGAAGACGTCTTCACCCGGGCCGGCATCAAAGAGTATAAAATCATCGATGAGATACCCGCGGAAAAATTCCGGGGGCTGAAATTCCGCCACCCCTTCATCGACAGGGAGTCGGTCATCGTCTTCGCCGATTACGTGGCGAAAGACACGGGCGCGGGCGCGGTCCACATCGCCCCGGGCCACGGCGAAGAGGATTACGAGACAGGCCTCGAATACGGCCTCGACGTCTATTCCCCGGTCAACGAGCAGGGCCGGTTCCTCGACGAGGTCGAATTTTTCAAAGGCATGAAGGTCTTCGAGGCGAATAAGCACGTGATCGCGAAACTCGAGGAGCTGAACCTCCTCCTCCACCAGGAGGAGATCGAGCACTCCTACCCCCATTGCTGGCGCTGCAAGAAACCGGTCATCTTCCGGGCCACGGAGCAGTGGTTCATCTCCCTCGACAAGCTGGATTTGAGAAAAAAGGCCCTCGAAGAGGTGGAGAGGGTGCGCTGGATCCCCGCCTGGGGCAGGGACCGCATCTATAACATGCTCCAGGTGAGGCCCGACTGGTGCATCTCCCGGCAGAGGACCTGGGGTGTGCCGATCACGGTGTTCTACTGCGAAAAATGCAGGGAGACCTACTGGAGCAAAGAGAGCTTCAAAAACGTGGCCGATGCGGTAAGGCGGGAGAGCGCCGACGTCTGGTTCAGGGAGGAGGCCGCCTATTTCCTGCCCGGGGACGCGAAGTGCGGCCGCTGCGGCCATACGAAATTCGTGAAAGAGGAAGATATCCTCGACGTCTGGTTCGACTCGGGCGTGAGCTTTGCCGCGGTATGCAAGAAGCGGCCGGAGCTCAAGTTCCCCGCGGACCTCTACCTCGAGGGGAGCGACCAGCACAGGGGATGGTTCCACAGCTCCCTTCTCGCCTCGGTAGGCAACGAAGGCAAGGCCCCCTACGAATCGGTCCTGACCCACGGCTTCGTGGTCGACGGCTCGGGCCGGAAGATGTCGAAATCCGTGGGCAACGTCATCTCCCCGTCGGACATCATAGAAAAATACGGCGCCGAGATTTTAAGGCTCTGGGCCACCTATGAGGATTACAGGGACGATATAAAGATTTCGAAAGACATCATCAACCGCCTCGTGGAGACCTACCGGCGGATAAGAAACACCCTGCGCTTCCTCCACGCGAATATCGCGACCGATTTCGATCCTGCAAAAGACGCGGTCCCCTACGAAGAGCTCTCCTCCCTCGACAAATGGCTCCTCTCGCGGCTCCAGAGGCTGATCCTGAGGGTCACGGAGGCCTACGAAACATATGCCTTCCATGTGATTTACCACAGTATCCACAACTTTTGCACAGTCGACCTCTCGTCTCTCTACCTCGATATCACGAAAGACAGGATCTACGTGGAGAAGAAGGATGCCCTCAAGAGGAGGGCTTCCCAGACCGTGATCTTCGAGACCATCGTGTCGCTCCTCAAGCTCATGGCGCCGGTCCTTTCCTCCACGGCCGACGAGATGTGGTCTTATCTCGCGGGCCAGGTAAAAGAAGAGAGCGTGCTTCTCGGAAGGTTCCCCGAGGCGAAGCCCGAGCGGATCGACGAAGCGATCGAGGCACAGTGGGAGGCTGTCTGGAAGCTCCGGGAGCAGGTAAACAAGAAAATAGAAGAGAAGCGGGCCGCGAAAGAGATCGGCCATTCCCTGGACACAAAGGTGATCATCGCCGCACCGGCCGAGGAGTATAAGCTTCTCATGAATATCGAGGACGATCTGAAGAGCGTCTTCATCGTCTCCCAGATAGAGGTAAAGGAAGGGGGCGAGCTCGAAATAACGGTGGCGAGGGCGGAAGGAGCGAAGTGCGAAAGATGCTGGCAGTATGCACGAGGCATGAAAAGCACGGGACCCTTCCCCAACGTATGTGCCAGATGCGAAGATATCTTGTCTTCACTCTAG